Proteins encoded by one window of Actinomycetota bacterium:
- a CDS encoding asparaginase encodes MTGAQPGPAPIAETTRWLHHGGELVESRHAGHIVVVGPRDEIVSLGDPHRITFPRSAVKPFQAAASLELIGDDLSPRLVAVGWASHRAEPAHLAAVRDMLAVAGLDPADLTTPAADGGDGAAVVDPLRHNCSGKHALFALAGRAARCPRHRLLDPDGPVQRHV; translated from the coding sequence ATGACGGGTGCGCAGCCGGGTCCGGCGCCGATCGCCGAGACGACCCGCTGGCTGCACCACGGCGGCGAGCTCGTCGAGTCCCGCCACGCCGGTCACATCGTCGTGGTCGGCCCCCGCGACGAGATCGTGTCGCTCGGCGACCCCCACCGGATCACGTTCCCGCGCTCGGCCGTCAAACCGTTCCAGGCTGCCGCGTCACTGGAGCTGATCGGCGACGATCTGTCGCCACGCCTGGTCGCCGTTGGGTGGGCGTCGCACCGCGCCGAGCCGGCGCACCTGGCGGCGGTCCGCGACATGCTCGCTGTCGCCGGGCTGGACCCCGCCGACCTGACCACCCCTGCCGCGGACGGCGGCGATGGGGCTGCTGTCGTCGACCCGCTCCGCCACAACTGCTCCGGGAAACACGCGCTGTTCGCGCTGGCGGGACGGGCAGCGCGCTGTCCGCGCCACCGGCTGCTGGACCCCGACGGACCCGTCCAACGCCACGTCC
- a CDS encoding aerial mycelium formation protein, whose amino-acid sequence MDAPPTEPRRARRRIDRILDPAYLDDLAGRSTDELRRMRDECEEEESGVSFARRVLQGRIDIIRAEALRRQHVDGDDDDAARSILDALPSILADDVAATPLRPRVSRFLVPPAVQYHRRDVERLVNERSLAGLAEHSPDELAELAQTLGEKESELSKLRRQLLDRLDALQEELARRYRDGRADINEVLPGRG is encoded by the coding sequence ATGGACGCACCACCGACCGAGCCCCGACGCGCCCGACGGCGCATCGACCGGATCCTGGACCCTGCCTACCTCGACGACCTCGCGGGGCGGAGCACCGACGAGCTGCGCCGCATGCGCGACGAGTGCGAGGAGGAGGAGAGCGGGGTGTCCTTCGCCCGCCGGGTGCTGCAGGGCAGGATCGACATCATCCGGGCCGAGGCTCTGCGCCGCCAGCATGTCGACGGTGACGACGACGACGCCGCCCGGTCGATCCTCGACGCGCTGCCCTCGATCCTCGCCGACGACGTGGCCGCCACCCCGCTGCGCCCGCGCGTCAGCCGCTTCCTGGTCCCACCGGCGGTGCAGTACCACCGCCGTGACGTCGAACGGCTCGTGAACGAACGCTCGTTGGCCGGGCTCGCAGAGCACTCCCCCGATGAGCTCGCCGAGCTCGCCCAGACGCTGGGGGAGAAGGAGAGTGAGCTCTCCAAGCTGCGCCGCCAGCTGCTCGACCGGCTCGACGCCCTCCAGGAGGAGCTGGCCCGTCGCTACCGTGATGGGCGCGCGGACATCAACGAGGTCCTGCCCGGACGGGGATGA